The Nitrospira sp. genome has a window encoding:
- a CDS encoding aromatic ring-hydroxylating dioxygenase subunit alpha, with protein sequence MLEGFWYIATESMNVRVGRSCAVVLCNQPLVLFRDRRGLVHALHDRCSHKGVPLSSGRQEGDSLRCPFHGWRFISSGECVEVPAIGNAPHPSTASACVRTFPAEERDGWVWVYMGNDRRGKPSGLPPSLPIPADGSPMVTVRESAQAKVRWDFAVDSLMDPAHVPFVHNNYFRRREAAREKEKVFTRLPLGFRTVSQNVLLPDTFIFRALSLRLGSATTTVDFVLPGIHFERWEIGTRFASVMLVATPLTDKRSRFDICVGWNFLQGLPVGWLIRRTLRTILGQDRDVLESQEQGFGLKGSMLLNLESDMLAVWYRQLKKYHGETLAGVPNPQHPIPEKTMLRWVT encoded by the coding sequence ATGCTCGAAGGATTCTGGTATATCGCCACGGAAAGCATGAACGTCCGTGTTGGCCGATCATGCGCGGTAGTCCTCTGCAACCAACCTCTTGTACTATTTCGGGACCGGCGTGGCCTGGTGCATGCCTTACACGACCGCTGTTCCCATAAGGGTGTCCCGCTCTCCTCAGGCCGGCAGGAAGGGGATTCCTTGCGTTGCCCTTTTCATGGATGGCGCTTCATCTCCTCGGGTGAGTGCGTAGAGGTTCCGGCCATTGGCAATGCCCCGCATCCATCAACGGCCTCGGCCTGCGTGCGGACGTTCCCGGCAGAAGAACGGGATGGGTGGGTGTGGGTCTACATGGGGAACGACCGGCGTGGGAAGCCTTCTGGTCTCCCTCCCTCCTTGCCGATTCCCGCAGACGGCAGTCCAATGGTCACCGTGCGCGAGTCGGCCCAGGCGAAAGTCCGCTGGGATTTTGCAGTGGACAGCCTCATGGATCCCGCGCATGTCCCGTTCGTGCACAACAACTATTTCCGGCGGCGCGAGGCAGCTAGAGAGAAAGAAAAGGTATTCACGCGGCTGCCGTTGGGGTTTCGTACGGTCTCGCAGAATGTCCTGCTGCCGGATACCTTTATCTTTCGCGCGTTGTCCCTGAGGTTGGGCTCGGCCACGACCACGGTCGATTTCGTCTTGCCCGGCATCCACTTCGAACGGTGGGAAATCGGCACACGCTTCGCGTCTGTCATGTTGGTGGCCACCCCGCTCACTGATAAACGAAGTCGATTTGATATCTGCGTAGGATGGAACTTCCTGCAAGGGCTTCCTGTCGGATGGCTGATCCGTCGAACTCTGAGGACGATTCTCGGCCAGGACCGGGACGTTCTGGAATCGCAGGAACAGGGGTTCGGCCTGAAGGGAAGCATGTTATTGAACTTAGAATCAGACATGCTGGCCGTGTGGTACCGGCAGTTGAAGAAATATCATGGCGAAACTTTGGCCGGTGTGCCGAATCCTCAGCATCCGATTCCAGAGAAGACCATGCTCAGATGGGTGACCTGA